In the Flagellimonas sp. MMG031 genome, one interval contains:
- a CDS encoding pitrilysin family protein, whose translation MKKYLVLTVLSLFMTASYAQIDRSTQPKPGPAPKINLKDPARFELKNGLKVLVVENHKLPRVRVQLSIDNPPIMEGDKAGLSALTASMMGKGSKNIPKDEFYEEVDFLGATVFIGDQSAFASSLSKYFPRILELMADAALNPNFLPEEFDKEKEKIITAIKSEEKDVSAVADRVQLALAYGKNHPFGEFMTEETVNNVTLADVEQFYRSYFVPANAYLVVIGDVEFENVKELVTKAFTPWSKAAPPSFTYSDPKDVQYTQINFVDMPNAVQSEVAVQNITDLKMKDEDYLDALLANRILGGGGQARLFKNLREDKGYTYGSYSGIRANKYSPMRFNAYAQVRNAVTDSSVVEILKEIDKITSEPVSDEELANAKAKYAGSFVMALEKPETVAEYALNIETEDLPKDFYETYLERLDAITKEDVLQAAQKHFSTTNARVVVTGKGSDVLENLEKVTFKGKDVPVLYFDKYANKTEKPDYNAAVPEGMDAKTVLENYIQAIGGKAKLEGVESYSMVAEAEMQGMKLELEMKKTAQDQFMQNVKVQGNSMQKQVLDGDSGYMVVQGQRKDLSPEEISKIKEESAAFPELNYLAAGDVSLEGIEPVGDKKAYKLKISDNKTAFYDVETGLKVQEINTQEMQGQQMTSTLGYGDYQEVSGIKFPFKLMQSMGPQNFEFLVKEIKVNEGVDASDFK comes from the coding sequence ATGAAAAAGTATTTAGTTTTGACCGTGCTGTCGCTTTTCATGACAGCATCGTACGCACAAATAGACCGAAGCACACAGCCCAAACCAGGGCCAGCTCCCAAAATCAACCTGAAAGATCCTGCCCGTTTTGAATTGAAGAACGGCCTGAAAGTACTGGTGGTGGAAAACCATAAATTGCCAAGGGTGCGGGTACAGCTCTCGATTGACAACCCTCCCATTATGGAAGGGGACAAAGCAGGTCTTTCCGCACTCACGGCGAGCATGATGGGAAAAGGATCTAAAAACATCCCAAAAGATGAATTCTACGAAGAAGTGGATTTTTTGGGCGCAACAGTGTTTATAGGTGATCAAAGTGCCTTTGCCAGCTCCTTGTCCAAATATTTTCCAAGAATTTTGGAACTGATGGCAGATGCTGCCCTTAACCCGAACTTTCTTCCCGAAGAGTTTGATAAGGAAAAAGAAAAGATCATTACAGCGATCAAATCCGAAGAAAAAGATGTTTCCGCGGTGGCAGACCGAGTGCAATTGGCCCTTGCCTACGGAAAAAATCATCCTTTTGGTGAATTTATGACAGAGGAAACGGTGAACAATGTAACCCTAGCGGATGTTGAGCAGTTTTACCGTTCCTATTTTGTGCCCGCCAATGCCTATTTGGTGGTCATCGGGGATGTGGAATTCGAAAACGTAAAAGAATTGGTGACCAAGGCGTTCACTCCTTGGTCGAAAGCGGCTCCGCCATCCTTCACCTATTCCGATCCCAAAGATGTGCAGTATACGCAGATCAACTTTGTGGATATGCCCAATGCCGTGCAATCCGAAGTGGCCGTGCAGAACATCACCGATCTGAAAATGAAGGATGAAGATTATCTGGATGCTTTGTTGGCCAACCGAATCTTGGGCGGCGGCGGACAGGCCCGATTGTTCAAAAACCTACGTGAAGACAAAGGATACACATACGGTTCCTACTCTGGCATCAGGGCGAACAAATACAGCCCTATGCGATTTAATGCCTATGCACAGGTAAGGAATGCGGTGACCGACAGTTCCGTAGTGGAAATTTTAAAGGAAATCGATAAAATTACTTCCGAACCCGTATCCGATGAAGAACTGGCCAATGCCAAGGCAAAATACGCTGGAAGCTTTGTTATGGCACTTGAAAAGCCCGAAACAGTGGCGGAATATGCCCTGAACATCGAAACAGAGGACCTTCCAAAGGATTTTTACGAGACCTATTTGGAGCGATTGGACGCCATTACCAAAGAGGATGTGCTCCAAGCTGCCCAAAAGCATTTCTCCACTACAAACGCCAGAGTGGTGGTCACTGGAAAAGGAAGCGATGTATTGGAAAATTTGGAAAAAGTGACCTTTAAGGGCAAAGATGTTCCCGTACTGTATTTTGATAAATATGCAAACAAGACAGAAAAGCCTGATTACAATGCTGCAGTACCCGAAGGAATGGATGCGAAAACTGTACTCGAAAACTACATCCAAGCGATTGGAGGCAAAGCCAAGCTTGAAGGGGTAGAATCGTATTCCATGGTGGCCGAAGCCGAGATGCAGGGCATGAAACTGGAACTGGAGATGAAGAAAACAGCTCAGGACCAATTTATGCAAAATGTGAAGGTGCAGGGAAATTCCATGCAAAAACAAGTTTTGGATGGCGATAGTGGTTATATGGTAGTGCAGGGCCAACGCAAGGACCTTTCCCCAGAAGAGATTTCCAAGATCAAGGAAGAATCAGCCGCGTTCCCCGAACTTAACTATTTGGCCGCAGGTGATGTTTCCTTGGAAGGGATAGAGCCCGTGGGCGATAAAAAAGCATACAAATTAAAGATCAGTGACAACAAAACGGCTTTTTATGACGTAGAGACCGGGCTTAAAGTTCAAGAAATCAACACTCAAGAGATGCAAGGCCAACAAATGACCAGCACTCTAGGCTATGGTGATTACCAAGAAGTTTCCGGCATCAAGTTCCCGTTTAAGTTGATGCAAAGCATGGGGCCCCAAAACTTTGAGTTTCTTGTGAAGGAAATCAAAGTAAATGAGGGGGTAGATGCCTCGGATTTTAAATAA
- a CDS encoding TonB-dependent receptor, translating to MNTSTIAKLCVLLFGTTVSYAQQSNTQDSLERKPVQLDEVLVQGKRKSDPVFSAFKSEQEKKIVESKNVADLFKDINGFNLIKRGNYAMDPSFRATQYEQLNVQFNGGTKVMHACPNRMDPITTHVIPEEIERVEVVKGPYTFRYGPTFGGIVNLVTQEVEKQEKGYHGKVNFGGENNGNAITSFANVKYVGEQFDANLNFGLRDFGNYVDGDGNEIPSSFKSTDYGVQIGYNPTDNQRIQLGFRQSFGRDVLHAGLPMDTEIDDSNVLSLDYKLDNISDGLRTLSAKVYRSRVDHVMTNELRPSFMMTEAVSEVDATTVGGRMELEWRPVEDVKLYTGIDAFSVGRTGNRTRLVKMNMMTGNPLPMPMEFVDEVWQDSQIEDYGAFVEGKYPLSQKLLLNVGARYDMVRSRTDSPSDDFVAEYPNLDTRTEHNISTTASVKYMASSHLLFELAFGRGVRSANMIERFINHFTVGQDPFEYVGNPFLDAEVNNQFELGVKGNTDFEGYALNRLDFGASVYYSDYGNYIVAVIDPELDKKYMPMAEPTAVKRFTNLESAYKTGFELFAELAFLQDFSFKTELAYVYAKNQDLNESLPLTPPLVTRFNLDFEKETIWAKATYTLTSEQSNIALSFGEQVTDGYGVLDLRFGAKPFEHLTVGVAASNVFDATYNNHLNFSFVNQADFGRVPINDPGRNLSAFIQYSF from the coding sequence ATGAATACAAGTACAATTGCAAAACTTTGTGTTTTGCTTTTCGGGACAACTGTGTCCTATGCGCAACAGTCCAACACTCAGGATTCCCTCGAAAGAAAACCGGTACAACTGGACGAAGTATTGGTACAAGGAAAAAGAAAGTCAGACCCCGTTTTTTCGGCCTTTAAAAGTGAACAGGAAAAAAAGATAGTCGAATCCAAAAATGTGGCCGACCTTTTTAAGGACATTAATGGCTTCAACCTTATCAAACGGGGCAATTATGCCATGGACCCTTCCTTTAGGGCGACCCAATACGAGCAATTGAACGTGCAGTTCAATGGGGGCACCAAGGTAATGCACGCCTGCCCCAACCGTATGGACCCGATTACTACCCATGTGATACCAGAGGAGATAGAACGTGTGGAAGTAGTAAAGGGTCCCTATACCTTTAGGTATGGCCCCACCTTTGGTGGCATCGTGAATCTGGTCACCCAAGAAGTGGAGAAACAGGAAAAAGGATACCATGGCAAGGTAAACTTTGGCGGGGAGAACAACGGTAACGCCATAACCAGTTTTGCCAACGTTAAATATGTGGGTGAGCAGTTCGATGCCAACCTTAATTTTGGGCTACGTGATTTTGGCAACTATGTGGATGGTGACGGCAACGAAATACCATCTTCTTTCAAAAGCACGGATTACGGAGTTCAGATCGGATACAACCCAACCGACAACCAAAGGATCCAATTGGGATTCCGGCAGTCGTTCGGAAGGGATGTATTGCACGCAGGATTACCCATGGATACCGAAATCGACGATTCCAACGTACTCTCTTTGGATTATAAATTGGATAATATTTCCGATGGTTTGCGGACGCTGAGCGCCAAGGTGTACCGTTCCAGGGTCGACCACGTGATGACCAACGAGTTGCGTCCGAGCTTTATGATGACCGAGGCAGTGTCAGAAGTGGATGCGACCACAGTGGGTGGAAGGATGGAATTGGAATGGAGACCCGTTGAGGATGTTAAATTGTACACTGGGATTGATGCCTTTTCGGTCGGAAGAACAGGGAACAGGACCCGCTTGGTAAAAATGAACATGATGACAGGGAACCCACTACCCATGCCCATGGAATTTGTAGATGAGGTTTGGCAGGATTCCCAAATCGAGGATTATGGAGCGTTTGTGGAGGGCAAGTATCCATTGAGTCAAAAACTGTTGTTGAATGTTGGGGCCAGGTATGATATGGTCCGTTCCCGAACCGATTCCCCATCGGATGATTTTGTAGCCGAATACCCTAACTTGGACACCCGCACCGAGCACAATATCAGCACTACGGCTTCGGTAAAGTATATGGCTTCATCGCATTTACTGTTTGAATTGGCCTTTGGAAGAGGGGTACGTTCCGCCAACATGATTGAGCGTTTCATCAACCATTTTACCGTGGGGCAAGACCCTTTCGAATATGTGGGCAACCCTTTCTTGGATGCCGAGGTGAACAATCAGTTTGAATTGGGCGTAAAGGGCAATACCGATTTTGAGGGCTATGCGCTGAATCGATTGGATTTTGGGGCTTCCGTTTATTATTCGGACTACGGGAACTACATCGTGGCAGTTATCGACCCCGAATTGGACAAAAAATATATGCCCATGGCGGAACCAACAGCGGTAAAAAGATTCACCAATTTGGAAAGTGCCTATAAAACAGGATTTGAACTGTTTGCCGAGTTGGCTTTTTTGCAGGATTTTAGTTTTAAAACAGAATTGGCCTATGTGTATGCCAAAAACCAAGATCTGAACGAATCTTTGCCCTTAACGCCACCTTTGGTGACACGCTTTAATCTCGATTTTGAAAAGGAAACCATATGGGCCAAAGCCACCTACACCCTCACTTCGGAACAATCGAACATTGCGCTTTCCTTCGGGGAACAGGTCACGGATGGATACGGGGTATTGGACCTTCGCTTTGGTGCAAAACCTTTTGAACACCTAACCGTTGGGGTAGCTGCATCCAACGTTTTTGATGCAACCTATAACAACCACTTGAATTTTTCATTTGTAAACCAAGCGGATTTTGGCAGGGTACCGATCAACGACCCGGGAAGAAATCTTTCTGCCTTTATTCAATATAGTTTTTAG
- the gldD gene encoding gliding motility lipoprotein GldD, producing MKHKMFLFLALAVFSIGCKEEVLPKPKAMLRLEYPTADYQTADTDCVYTFDQNSLSNIKENKDCSLVLDYPMMKGSIYLTYKPVQGNIRELLIDAQKLTYEHVVKADNIAPKEYINPNENVYGMFYEVSGNAASQSQFYVTDSTDHFVTGSLYFYAKPNYDSILPAAMYLQNDIRRIMESLRWKE from the coding sequence ATGAAGCATAAGATGTTCCTATTTTTGGCGCTCGCCGTATTCTCGATTGGTTGTAAGGAGGAGGTACTGCCCAAACCGAAAGCCATGCTCCGCTTGGAGTATCCGACGGCCGACTACCAAACCGCGGATACTGATTGTGTGTACACCTTCGACCAGAACAGCCTGTCCAATATCAAGGAAAACAAGGATTGTTCCCTTGTGCTGGACTATCCCATGATGAAAGGATCCATTTACCTTACCTACAAGCCTGTCCAAGGTAACATCCGAGAGTTATTGATTGATGCTCAAAAGCTCACCTATGAGCATGTAGTCAAAGCCGACAACATCGCTCCAAAGGAATATATCAATCCTAATGAGAATGTCTATGGCATGTTCTACGAAGTGAGTGGCAACGCCGCTTCCCAATCACAATTTTATGTGACCGACAGTACCGATCATTTTGTGACTGGGTCACTGTATTTTTACGCCAAACCGAACTACGACTCCATACTGCCAGCGGCCATGTACCTCCAAAACGATATCCGGAGGATTATGGAAAGCCTTCGATGGAAGGAATAG
- a CDS encoding gliding motility-associated protein GldE: MAFYLSTFSGVFTIKIVVLVLLLACSALISAAEVALFGLSQTDVNEMQESNSSRSKLIVELLAKPKKLLATILITNNAINIGIVLLFSSIGNTIFAEIDGTLRFLLEVVVATFLILMFGEILPKIYANRNRVQFSQFIAVPLKVLNYIFTPLSSPMRSVTLFMEDKLGKKKSNLSINHLSQALELASEGDTTKEEQKILEGIVTFGNTDTKQVMCPRIDIFALNEKMKFPEVLEEIKENGYSRIPVFSENMDNVLGVLYVKDLLPYIERKNFNWMSLIREPYFVPENKKLDDLLLEFQDKKNHLAVVVDEYGGTSGIVTLEDIIEEIVGDISDEFDDEDLVFSKLDDYNFVFDGKTALKDFYRVAKIEEENEFESQKGESETIAGFVLEISGSFPKIGEKVPFKDYLFVVESMDKKRLKRIKVTLPHEA, encoded by the coding sequence TTGGCATTTTACCTTTCCACTTTCAGTGGAGTCTTTACCATTAAAATAGTTGTGCTAGTGCTGTTGTTGGCCTGTTCAGCCCTTATTTCGGCAGCAGAGGTGGCCCTTTTTGGCCTATCTCAGACCGATGTGAACGAAATGCAGGAAAGCAATTCGTCCCGAAGCAAATTGATTGTGGAGCTACTGGCAAAGCCGAAAAAGTTATTGGCCACTATTTTGATTACCAATAATGCCATCAATATTGGGATAGTGTTGCTTTTTAGCTCTATTGGCAATACCATTTTTGCAGAAATCGATGGCACCCTCCGCTTTTTGTTGGAAGTGGTAGTGGCCACCTTTTTAATACTGATGTTTGGTGAAATTTTGCCAAAAATCTATGCAAACCGCAATCGGGTGCAGTTTTCCCAGTTCATTGCCGTGCCGCTAAAGGTGCTCAATTATATCTTCACTCCCTTGAGCTCACCCATGCGATCGGTGACCCTTTTTATGGAAGACAAATTGGGCAAGAAAAAATCCAACCTGAGCATCAACCATCTATCGCAAGCTCTGGAATTGGCTTCCGAAGGAGATACTACCAAAGAGGAGCAGAAGATTCTCGAGGGCATCGTTACCTTCGGGAATACCGATACCAAACAGGTAATGTGCCCACGCATTGATATTTTTGCGCTCAACGAAAAAATGAAGTTTCCAGAAGTGTTGGAAGAAATAAAAGAAAATGGCTATTCCCGAATCCCAGTTTTTTCCGAAAATATGGACAACGTGCTTGGGGTGTTGTATGTCAAAGATCTGTTGCCCTACATAGAAAGAAAGAATTTTAATTGGATGTCGTTGATACGCGAGCCCTATTTTGTGCCCGAAAACAAGAAACTGGACGACCTGCTTTTGGAATTTCAGGATAAGAAGAACCACTTGGCCGTTGTGGTGGATGAATACGGGGGAACATCGGGAATCGTAACCCTGGAAGATATCATCGAAGAAATCGTGGGAGATATCAGCGATGAGTTTGATGATGAAGATTTGGTCTTTTCCAAATTGGATGATTACAATTTTGTGTTCGATGGCAAAACTGCCCTCAAGGATTTCTACCGCGTTGCCAAAATAGAGGAGGAGAACGAATTTGAAAGTCAAAAAGGGGAATCCGAGACCATTGCCGGATTCGTGCTGGAAATTTCAGGAAGCTTTCCTAAAATCGGGGAAAAAGTACCTTTCAAGGACTATCTGTTTGTAGTGGAAAGCATGGATAAAAAAAGATTAAAACGTATTAAAGTTACTTTACCACATGAAGCATAA
- the ssb gene encoding single-stranded DNA-binding protein, with product MSGTLNKVMLIGHLGDEVKMHYFEGGNCIGRFPLATNETYTNRQTGERVTNTDWHNIVVRNKAAEICEKYLSKGDKVYVEGRLKNRQWQGEDGNMRYTTEVHVQDFTFLTTKKESMANAQSSGSSPSNYQEPAGGQSSAAPMEDTEEDDDLPF from the coding sequence ATGAGCGGAACATTGAACAAAGTAATGCTGATTGGGCATTTGGGAGACGAAGTGAAAATGCACTATTTTGAAGGAGGAAACTGTATTGGCAGATTCCCTTTGGCCACCAACGAAACCTATACCAATAGGCAAACTGGGGAAAGGGTCACCAATACGGATTGGCATAACATTGTGGTCCGCAATAAGGCCGCCGAGATCTGTGAAAAATACCTCAGTAAAGGGGACAAAGTCTATGTGGAGGGGCGTTTAAAAAACAGGCAATGGCAAGGAGAGGATGGCAATATGCGGTACACTACCGAAGTGCATGTACAGGATTTTACCTTTTTGACCACTAAAAAGGAGAGCATGGCCAATGCACAGTCATCCGGTTCGTCGCCTTCCAATTACCAAGAACCTGCGGGTGGCCAAAGTTCGGCCGCACCCATGGAAGATACCGAAGAGGATGATGACCTACCATTCTAA
- the mutY gene encoding A/G-specific adenine glycosylase: MSFAPKILNWYREHQRDLPWRQTRDPYRVWLSEIILQQTRVAQGMPYYLSFVETFPTVYDLAEAPEEQVLKLWQGLGYYSRARNLHTTAKMVVTEFDGQFPHTYEELKTLKGVGDYTASAIASFCFDVPEPVVDGNVYRVLSRYFGVDIPINSTEGINYFKELAREVMDAENIRDYNQGIMEFGAIQCAPKKPYCLLCPLQESCVALKENKVDILPIKLNKTKVRKRYFNYMVWLDGNGNTVLEQRKGKGIWQNLYQFPLLETDGPLEDAEIKEKMKVNHTPLEIETLSLYNNEPIIHKLSHQHLHTQFWILKTSHILEEGIPWKKIHDFPVPVLIADFIKTFKI, encoded by the coding sequence ATGAGTTTTGCCCCGAAAATCCTGAATTGGTACCGTGAACATCAACGCGATCTTCCTTGGAGACAAACCCGTGACCCTTACCGGGTTTGGCTATCGGAAATTATACTTCAGCAGACCCGAGTGGCCCAAGGGATGCCCTATTATTTGAGTTTTGTGGAAACATTTCCCACAGTTTACGATTTGGCGGAGGCACCAGAGGAACAGGTGCTGAAGTTGTGGCAGGGGCTGGGATATTATTCCCGGGCGCGTAATCTCCATACCACAGCCAAAATGGTTGTTACCGAATTTGATGGTCAGTTTCCACATACCTATGAAGAACTTAAAACATTAAAAGGAGTAGGCGACTATACGGCAAGTGCCATAGCCTCTTTTTGTTTTGATGTGCCCGAACCTGTTGTGGATGGAAATGTGTACCGGGTACTTTCTCGATATTTTGGGGTGGATATACCTATTAATAGTACCGAAGGCATTAACTATTTTAAGGAATTGGCCAGGGAGGTGATGGATGCCGAGAATATTCGAGACTACAATCAGGGTATCATGGAGTTTGGTGCCATACAATGTGCTCCCAAAAAACCTTACTGCCTGCTTTGTCCGTTGCAGGAAAGTTGTGTGGCCCTTAAGGAGAACAAGGTGGACATACTGCCCATAAAACTGAACAAGACCAAGGTGCGAAAACGATACTTTAATTATATGGTATGGTTGGATGGAAATGGGAATACCGTTTTGGAGCAACGCAAGGGCAAGGGTATATGGCAGAACCTGTATCAATTTCCACTCCTAGAAACCGATGGTCCGTTGGAGGATGCAGAAATTAAAGAAAAAATGAAAGTGAACCATACCCCGTTAGAAATTGAGACACTGTCCTTATATAATAATGAACCCATCATTCACAAACTTTCACATCAACATTTGCATACACAGTTTTGGATCCTAAAAACTTCCCATATATTAGAGGAAGGAATACCGTGGAAAAAAATCCATGATTTTCCCGTACCGGTTTTGATAGCTGATTTTATTAAGACATTTAAAATTTAG
- a CDS encoding HU family DNA-binding protein — protein sequence MTKADIVTRISEKLGIEKGDVQATVESFMEEVKSSLENGDNVYLRGFGSFIIKTRAEKTGRNISKNTTIKIPAHNIPAFKPAKVFVEGVKTNVQIK from the coding sequence ATGACGAAAGCAGATATTGTAACTAGGATCTCGGAGAAACTAGGTATCGAAAAAGGAGATGTGCAAGCGACAGTGGAATCCTTTATGGAAGAGGTAAAATCATCCTTGGAGAATGGTGATAATGTTTATTTAAGAGGTTTTGGTAGTTTTATCATCAAAACCAGAGCGGAAAAGACAGGTAGAAACATCTCTAAGAACACTACCATCAAAATTCCTGCGCACAATATCCCTGCATTCAAGCCTGCCAAAGTATTTGTGGAAGGCGTTAAGACCAACGTACAAATAAAATAA
- a CDS encoding Rne/Rng family ribonuclease — protein MNRELIVRSTPEAVDFALLKDGKLVELHKEEDNNNFSVGDIFLAKIRKPVTGLNAAFVNVGYEKDAFLHYHDLGPQLSSMLKFIKNIRTGKLREYSLKDFPSEKDIDKNGSINDVLKANQSLLVQIVKEPISTKGPRISSELSIAGRYLVMVPFSDRVSVSQKIASKEEKDRLIRLVKSIKPKGFGVIIRTVAEGKKVAELDKDLQNLFSKWTNMCKKLYKAPHPSKVLVELNRASSILRDVFNDSFTGIYVDEETLYNQIKDYVHEIAPEKESIVKQYTGSAPIFEKFGIERQIKTSFGRTASMSRGAYLVIEHTEALHVIDVNSGNRSNKAKNQEDTALEVNLLAATEIARQLRLRDMGGIIVVDFIDMTKGDHRRKLFDHLRNEMKDDRAKHKILPPSKFGLVQITRQRVRPEMNIKTSEENPNVSGAEVEAPIVLIDKIQADLERILKPDRKINGIVLNIHPFIAAYLTKGFPSIRSKWFKMYKKWIKIQPRDAYTYLEYRFKDKDGKTIRP, from the coding sequence GTGAATAGAGAATTAATCGTAAGATCTACTCCTGAAGCAGTCGATTTTGCCTTACTAAAGGATGGAAAATTAGTAGAATTACACAAAGAAGAAGACAATAACAACTTTTCCGTAGGGGATATCTTCCTAGCCAAAATCAGAAAACCCGTTACAGGCCTAAATGCAGCATTTGTCAATGTAGGTTATGAAAAAGATGCGTTCCTGCACTATCACGACCTGGGCCCGCAACTGTCTTCCATGTTGAAATTCATCAAAAATATTAGGACAGGGAAACTCAGAGAGTATTCCTTAAAAGATTTTCCATCTGAAAAAGACATTGACAAGAATGGCAGCATCAACGACGTGTTGAAAGCCAATCAGTCACTATTGGTACAAATTGTAAAAGAACCCATCTCCACCAAAGGACCACGAATAAGTTCCGAGCTTTCCATAGCCGGTCGTTACTTGGTCATGGTGCCTTTTTCCGACCGTGTCTCGGTATCCCAAAAAATAGCGAGCAAAGAAGAAAAAGACAGGCTTATACGTCTTGTAAAGAGTATTAAGCCCAAAGGATTTGGAGTTATTATCCGTACCGTTGCAGAAGGCAAAAAGGTTGCTGAACTGGACAAGGATCTACAGAACTTGTTTTCCAAATGGACAAACATGTGCAAGAAATTGTACAAAGCGCCCCATCCATCCAAAGTATTGGTGGAACTGAACAGGGCATCATCCATCCTTCGGGATGTATTCAACGATTCCTTTACCGGAATTTATGTTGATGAAGAAACGCTTTACAACCAAATCAAGGATTATGTGCACGAGATTGCACCAGAGAAAGAATCCATTGTAAAGCAGTACACCGGTTCGGCCCCGATTTTTGAGAAATTCGGGATTGAGCGTCAAATCAAGACCTCGTTTGGCCGAACAGCATCCATGAGCCGAGGGGCTTATCTTGTTATCGAGCATACCGAAGCATTGCACGTTATCGACGTGAACAGCGGCAACCGCTCCAACAAGGCCAAAAACCAAGAAGATACCGCACTCGAAGTCAACCTATTGGCAGCAACCGAAATTGCACGACAATTGCGCTTGCGCGATATGGGAGGAATCATTGTGGTAGATTTTATAGATATGACCAAAGGTGACCATCGACGCAAATTGTTCGACCACCTAAGGAACGAAATGAAGGACGACAGGGCCAAACATAAAATTTTGCCCCCCAGTAAATTCGGACTTGTCCAAATTACACGGCAAAGGGTCCGTCCCGAAATGAACATTAAAACCAGTGAGGAAAACCCGAACGTATCGGGTGCCGAAGTGGAAGCTCCCATTGTTTTGATCGATAAGATCCAAGCAGATTTGGAGCGAATCCTTAAACCGGACCGCAAAATCAACGGCATTGTATTGAACATACATCCTTTTATTGCGGCATACCTAACCAAAGGATTCCCATCCATTCGTTCCAAATGGTTTAAAATGTACAAGAAGTGGATTAAAATCCAACCTAGGGATGCCTATACATACCTAGAGTACCGTTTTAAGGACAAGGACGGTAAAACCATAAGACCATAA